The DNA region ACCGTCATTAGACTGTTGCCAATAGCTTTCGACCCATCCATGTGTCTCTAAGCGTTTAAGGGTGGGATATAACGTCCCTTCTTTAAAGCGTAGGAACCCCTCCGACTCTTCATCAATCTTCCTAGCTATTTCATAGCCATACATCGTCTTGTCTTCTAGTAATGATAATAAGATCATTTCGGTACTGCCCTTTACTAATTCTGTTTTACCCACGAAGCATCACCTCACTATATCGTCATGCAACATAGTCTATATCGTATCACGATGTAGCGACAAGAGCAAGGCTTTATATGCTTTCCCAGGCATATTAAGTCTGCTTTTACTCAATTCACTCAATTCGAGAGGAGAGGCGTAGTTGCAAATTCTTTTTGATCGGCTCTTTGCTGATCATCCCCCCACGGAGGGTGATGTAATAGATTTCACCCGCTTCGACTTCGAAGCTTAGCATCTGTGTGGGTCTCCCTGCGCTTACGCCTGTTCTAGTGATCAGTTCTCGATTCTCGCCGTACAGGGAGATTTCTGCGTCTCCATTTTGCCCATCAATAAGCTCTATATTAAGCTTAAATAGCCCTTCCTCCTTACTTTTTAAAATAAAACTCTTATCATAAAATTTCTCATGCACCTCTGTTTGAGTGGATTGGCGAATATTAGGCGAGACATCAATGGTTTCACCAACTGGAAACGTATCAGCCTTTTCTACCAACCGATTACCAATTTCGGGAGTGCGGTC from Caldalkalibacillus salinus includes:
- a CDS encoding PadR family transcriptional regulator; this encodes MGKTELVKGSTEMILLSLLEDKTMYGYEIARKIDEESEGFLRFKEGTLYPTLKRLETHGWVESYWQQSNDGPRRKYYSITKTGKSALRDRREEWSTFQKVVNRMVGEPIG